In Lates calcarifer isolate ASB-BC8 linkage group LG4, TLL_Latcal_v3, whole genome shotgun sequence, a genomic segment contains:
- the larp6b gene encoding la-related protein 6b encodes MSNSTGDDSQSGQDEDEREGELLRLKIKAHLEDLFSDSHLAEDGFLLKHVQKNKQGYVSLKLLTCMKKIKTLTTNWHMTLAAALFSDLLEVNDECTRVRRIEPLPRWLLCSPTSKLLLAWNISEEQTREDGAARGLEQFSLSEGIFQKFNVHGGVTSVQILQPGKELPKELQCYAKRHKELGQHLCAVVKFDSLEVVRKAYNALKAEKEKSNGKGMCVVPLGFQSMHHITKDKSPEEKKENQPEDTVSQENPLETSEGSVQEEPSSPVKVFDKTPDTCQPQNALNSSIQRTFEQISTSSNGQSFSGLNQRYSRMSWCSGDCDKECSQSPWVMRRKFAASVLNQKAPGPSNVPRLMQRVLRQPYGPDGTKGFQGRGKPLRQIKER; translated from the exons ATGAGCAATTCAACTGG AGATGATTCACAATCTGGCCAAGATGAAGATGAGCGTGAAGGTGAGTTGCTCCGCTTGAAGATTAAAGCCCATTTGGAGGATTTGTTCTCTGACAGTCACCTGGCAGAGGACGGCTTCCTGCTGAAACATGTGCAGAAGAACAAGCAGGGCTACGTGAGTCTCAAGCTCCTCACTTGTATGAAAAag ATAAAGACCCTGACCACAAACTGGCACATGACTCTAGCAGCAGCACTGTTCTCAGACCTTCTGGAAGTCAATGACGAGTGCACCAGAGTGAGGCGGATAGAGCCGCTTCCCAGATGGCTGCTGTGTTCCCCCACCAGCAAGCTCCTCCTCGCCTGGAACATTTCTGAGGAGCAAACCAGGGAGGACGGAGCAGCCCGAGGCCTGGAGCAATTTTCGCTTTCGGAGGGAATCTTCCAAAAGTTCAACGTTCATGGTGGTGTCACTTCAGTCCAGATCCTGCAACCTGGCAAAGAGCTCCCTAAGGAGCTGCAGTGCTATGCCAAACGTCACAAAGAGCTTGGCCAACATTTGTGTGCAGTGGTTAAGTTTGATAGTTTAGAGGTGGTTCGTAAGGCCTACAATGCTCTGAAAGCAGAAAAGGAGAAGTCCAATGGGAAGGGCATGTGCGTGGTGCCTTTGGGATTCCAGTCAATGCATCACATCACCAAGGACAAATCACcagaagagaaaaaggagaaccAACCTGAAGACACAGTGTCACAGGAAAATCCACTTGAAACCTCAGAAGGTTCAGTCCAGGAGGAACCCTCTTCACCAGTAAAGGTGTTTGACAAGACTCCAGACACATGTCAGCCCCAGAATGCTTTGAACAGCTCCATCCAAAGAACCTTTGAGCAGATCTCCACCAGCTCTAACGGCCAGTCCTTCTCTGGTCTGAATCAGAGGTACAGTAGAATGAGCTGGTGCTCTGGAGACTGTGATAAAGAGTGTTCTCAGAGCCCCTGGGTGATGAGGCGGAAATTTGCAGCCAGTGTATTAAACCAAAAAGCACCTGGACCCTCGAACGTGCCACGCTTGATGCAAAGAGTGCTGCGTCAGCCCTACGGCCCTGATGGCACCAAGGGTTTTCAGGGCAGAGGGAAGCCGCTGCGGCAGATCAAAGAAAGATGA